In one window of Pseudomonas chlororaphis subsp. chlororaphis DNA:
- the infB gene encoding translation initiation factor IF-2, translating into MTQVTVKQLADEVKTPVERLLQQMREAGLPHTAAEEHVTDSEKQSLLTHLKSSHKAKVEEPRKITLQRKTTSTLRVAGSKSISVEVRKKKVFVQRSPEEIEAERQRELEERRAVENAARQKAEEEAKRRAEEEARRQPAAAQPAAVEAVAAPAVVAEPIVEDVPVVAPAPVAEVRKKDEQRRPDKSRNDDNRRGGDGERKNAPHRASVKEKAPAPRVAPRTTDEESDGFRRGGRGKAKLKKRNAHGFQSPTGPVVREVKIGETITVGDLAQQMSVKAAEIIKFMFKLGTPATINQVLDQETAQLVAEELGHKVTLISDTALEDSLAESLKFEGEAVPRAPVVTVMGHVDHGKTSLLDYIRRAKVAAGEAGGITQHIGAYHVETERGMVTFLDTPGHAAFTAMRARGAKATDIVILVVAADDGVMPQTVEAVQHAQAAGVPLVVAVNKIDKPGADLDRIRSELSVHGVTSEDWGGDTPFVPVSAKMGTGVDELLEAVLLQAEVLELTATPSAPGRGVVVESRLDKGRGPVATVLVQDGTLRQGDMVLVGSNYGRVRAMLDENGKPIKEAGPAIPVEILGLDGTPDAGDEMSVVADEKKAREVALFRQGKFREVKLARAHAGKLENIFESMGQEEKKTLNIVLKSDVRGSLEALQGALNGLGNDEVQVRVVGGGVGGITESDANLALASNAVLFGFNVRADAGARKIVEQEGLDMRYYNVIYDIIEDVKKALTGMLGSDVRENILGVAEVRDVFRSPKFGAIAGCMVIEGVVHRNRPIRVLREDIVIFEGELESLRRFKDDASEVRAGMECGIGVKSYNDVKVGDKIEVFEKVQVARSL; encoded by the coding sequence ATGACGCAAGTCACGGTGAAACAACTGGCCGATGAGGTCAAAACACCGGTAGAGCGCCTGTTGCAGCAGATGCGTGAGGCAGGTCTGCCGCACACCGCCGCCGAGGAACATGTGACCGACAGTGAGAAGCAATCGTTGCTGACTCACTTGAAGAGCAGCCACAAGGCGAAAGTGGAAGAACCGCGCAAGATCACGTTGCAGCGTAAAACCACCAGCACCCTGCGTGTGGCTGGCAGCAAAAGCATCAGCGTTGAAGTACGCAAGAAGAAAGTCTTCGTACAGCGCAGCCCGGAAGAAATCGAAGCCGAGCGCCAGCGTGAACTGGAAGAACGTCGCGCAGTAGAAAATGCTGCACGTCAGAAGGCTGAAGAAGAAGCCAAGCGTCGCGCCGAAGAAGAAGCGCGTCGCCAGCCTGCTGCTGCGCAACCTGCTGCCGTTGAAGCGGTTGCCGCACCTGCGGTGGTTGCCGAGCCGATTGTTGAAGATGTTCCTGTTGTCGCTCCAGCGCCGGTCGCTGAAGTGCGCAAGAAGGACGAGCAGCGTCGTCCGGACAAGAGCCGTAACGACGACAACCGTCGTGGTGGCGATGGCGAGCGTAAAAACGCTCCGCATCGTGCTTCCGTCAAGGAAAAAGCTCCGGCTCCACGCGTTGCCCCACGTACCACCGACGAAGAAAGCGATGGCTTCCGTCGTGGTGGTCGCGGCAAGGCCAAGCTGAAGAAACGCAATGCTCACGGTTTCCAGAGCCCAACCGGCCCGGTCGTGCGTGAAGTGAAGATCGGCGAAACCATCACTGTTGGCGATCTCGCCCAGCAGATGTCGGTCAAGGCTGCCGAAATCATCAAGTTCATGTTCAAGCTGGGCACCCCGGCCACCATCAACCAGGTACTGGACCAGGAAACTGCCCAGCTGGTTGCTGAAGAGCTGGGCCACAAAGTGACCCTGATCAGCGACACCGCCCTGGAAGATTCCCTGGCCGAGTCCCTGAAGTTCGAAGGTGAAGCGGTTCCTCGTGCGCCAGTAGTGACCGTAATGGGTCACGTTGACCACGGTAAGACCTCGCTGCTCGACTACATCCGTCGTGCCAAGGTAGCGGCTGGCGAAGCCGGCGGCATCACCCAGCACATCGGTGCGTACCACGTTGAAACCGAACGCGGCATGGTCACCTTCCTCGATACCCCGGGTCACGCCGCGTTTACCGCCATGCGTGCTCGTGGTGCCAAGGCGACCGACATCGTGATCCTGGTGGTTGCAGCGGACGACGGCGTGATGCCGCAGACCGTTGAAGCCGTTCAGCACGCTCAGGCGGCTGGCGTACCTCTGGTGGTCGCGGTGAACAAGATCGACAAGCCGGGTGCTGACCTTGATCGCATCCGTAGCGAACTGTCGGTTCACGGCGTGACTTCCGAAGACTGGGGTGGCGATACTCCATTCGTTCCGGTTTCCGCGAAGATGGGTACCGGTGTCGACGAATTGCTCGAAGCCGTACTGCTGCAGGCCGAAGTGCTCGAACTGACCGCCACTCCTTCGGCTCCTGGCCGTGGTGTCGTGGTTGAATCGCGCCTCGACAAGGGCCGTGGCCCGGTGGCGACCGTACTGGTTCAGGACGGTACCCTGCGTCAAGGCGACATGGTGCTGGTCGGCTCGAACTATGGCCGCGTGCGCGCCATGCTCGACGAGAACGGCAAGCCGATCAAGGAAGCAGGTCCGGCCATTCCGGTCGAGATCCTCGGCCTGGACGGTACCCCGGACGCTGGCGACGAGATGAGCGTGGTTGCCGACGAGAAGAAAGCCCGTGAAGTGGCTCTGTTCCGTCAAGGCAAGTTCCGCGAAGTCAAACTGGCTCGCGCTCACGCCGGCAAGCTGGAGAACATCTTCGAAAGCATGGGCCAGGAAGAGAAGAAGACGCTCAACATTGTCCTCAAATCCGACGTCCGCGGTTCGCTGGAAGCTCTGCAAGGCGCTCTGAACGGCCTGGGCAACGACGAAGTACAAGTGCGCGTAGTCGGCGGCGGCGTCGGTGGTATCACCGAAAGCGACGCCAACCTGGCCCTGGCTTCCAACGCTGTACTGTTCGGCTTCAACGTGCGTGCCGATGCCGGCGCTCGCAAGATCGTCGAGCAGGAAGGTCTGGATATGCGTTACTACAACGTGATCTACGACATCATCGAAGACGTCAAGAAAGCCCTGACCGGTATGCTGGGCAGCGACGTTCGGGAGAACATCCTGGGTGTTGCCGAGGTTCGTGACGTGTTCCGTTCGCCGAAGTTCGGCGCGATCGCCGGTTGCATGGTGATCGAGGGTGTCGTTCACCGTAACCGTCCAATCCGTGTACTGCGTGAAGACATCGTTATCTTCGAAGGCGAGCTGGAATCCCTGCGCCGCTTCAAGGATGACGCTTCCGAAGTGCGTGCCGGCATGGAATGCGGTATCGGCGTGAAGAGCTACAACGACGTCAAAGTCGGCGACAAGATCGAAGTCTTCGAGAAGGTTCAGGTTGCTCGCAGCCTCTAA
- the rbfA gene encoding 30S ribosome-binding factor RbfA, producing the protein MAKEYSRTQRIGDQMQRELAQLIRREVKDPRVGLVTITAVEVSRDVGHAKIFITVMGQDNADDIAQSIKVLNSAAGFLRMQLAREMKLRSVPQLHFHYDESVVRGAHLSALIERAVAEDSQHAATPEDAKE; encoded by the coding sequence ATGGCAAAAGAATACAGCCGCACCCAACGTATCGGCGACCAGATGCAGCGTGAGCTCGCTCAGCTGATCCGTCGTGAAGTCAAAGATCCGCGCGTCGGCCTGGTCACCATCACCGCCGTTGAAGTCAGCCGTGACGTCGGTCACGCCAAGATCTTCATCACCGTGATGGGCCAGGACAACGCTGACGATATCGCTCAGAGCATCAAGGTGCTCAATTCGGCCGCCGGCTTCCTGCGTATGCAGCTGGCTCGCGAGATGAAGTTGCGCAGCGTTCCACAGCTGCACTTCCACTACGACGAAAGCGTCGTGCGGGGGGCGCATCTGTCGGCCCTGATCGAGCGCGCCGTGGCCGAAGACAGCCAGCACGCCGCTACACCCGAAGACGCCAAGGAGTAA
- the nusA gene encoding transcription termination factor NusA: MSKEVLLVVESVSNEKGVPASVIFEALELALATATKKRFEDEVDLRVEINRHTGAYETFRRWTVVEEADLDDPAVETWPSKVQETHPGAKVGDVVEEKIESIEFGRIAAQTAKQVIVQKVREAERAQVVDAYRERLGEIISGTVKKVTRDNVIVDLGNNAEALLAREDIISRETFRVGVRLRALLKEIRTENRGPQLILSRTAPEMLIELFRIEVPEIAEGLIEVMAASRDPGSRAKIAVRSKDKRIDPQGACIGMRGSRVQAVSGELGGERVDIVLWDDNPAQFVINAMSPAEVAAIIVDEDAHAMDIAVGADNLAQAIGRGGQNVRLASQLTGWTLNVMTESDIQAKQQAETGDILRNFIDELEVDEELAQVLVDEGFTSLEEIAYVPLEEMLNIDGFDEDIVNELRARAKDRLLTKAIATEEKLADAHPAEDLLSLEGMDKDLAMELAVRGVITREDLAEQSIDDLLDIDGIDDDRAGKLIMAARAHWFE, translated from the coding sequence ATGAGCAAAGAAGTACTGCTGGTTGTTGAGTCGGTATCCAATGAAAAGGGTGTACCGGCAAGCGTAATTTTTGAAGCGCTGGAGCTGGCTCTGGCCACTGCTACCAAAAAGCGTTTCGAGGACGAAGTTGATCTGCGTGTGGAAATCAATCGCCACACCGGTGCTTACGAGACTTTCCGTCGCTGGACGGTAGTCGAGGAAGCCGATCTGGACGATCCGGCTGTGGAAACCTGGCCGAGCAAGGTCCAGGAAACCCATCCGGGCGCTAAGGTCGGTGATGTCGTCGAGGAAAAGATCGAGTCGATCGAATTCGGCCGCATTGCTGCGCAGACCGCCAAACAGGTCATCGTGCAGAAAGTCCGCGAAGCCGAGCGTGCTCAAGTTGTTGACGCTTACCGCGAGCGCTTGGGTGAAATCATCTCCGGCACCGTGAAAAAGGTGACCCGCGACAACGTGATCGTCGACCTGGGTAACAACGCTGAAGCGCTGTTGGCCCGTGAAGACATCATTTCCCGCGAGACTTTCCGTGTTGGCGTGCGTCTTCGTGCGCTGCTCAAGGAAATCCGCACCGAGAACCGCGGCCCGCAGCTGATCCTGTCGCGCACCGCGCCGGAAATGCTGATCGAGCTGTTCCGTATCGAAGTGCCGGAAATCGCCGAAGGCCTGATCGAAGTCATGGCTGCCTCCCGTGATCCGGGTTCGCGCGCCAAGATTGCGGTCCGTTCCAAAGACAAGCGCATTGACCCTCAGGGTGCGTGCATTGGCATGCGCGGTTCGCGCGTCCAGGCCGTTTCCGGTGAGTTGGGCGGTGAGCGTGTGGATATCGTCCTGTGGGACGACAACCCGGCGCAGTTCGTGATCAACGCCATGTCGCCGGCTGAAGTCGCGGCAATTATCGTCGACGAAGATGCCCATGCCATGGACATCGCCGTTGGCGCAGACAATCTGGCTCAGGCCATCGGTCGCGGTGGTCAGAACGTGCGTCTGGCTAGCCAGTTGACTGGCTGGACCCTGAACGTGATGACCGAATCGGACATCCAGGCTAAGCAGCAAGCTGAAACCGGCGACATCCTGCGCAACTTCATCGATGAGCTGGAAGTCGACGAAGAGCTGGCACAGGTGCTGGTTGATGAAGGCTTCACCAGCCTGGAAGAGATTGCCTACGTACCGTTGGAAGAAATGCTCAACATCGACGGCTTTGACGAAGACATCGTCAACGAGCTTCGCGCTCGTGCCAAGGATCGCTTGTTGACTAAAGCCATCGCTACTGAGGAAAAGCTGGCAGACGCCCATCCGGCCGAAGACCTGCTCTCGCTTGAGGGTATGGACAAGGATTTGGCGATGGAACTGGCGGTGCGCGGCGTAATTACCCGCGAAGACCTGGCCGAGCAGTCTATTGACGACCTGCTCGACATCGACGGCATTGACGATGATCGTGCCGGCAAGTTGATCATGGCCGCCCGAGCCCATTGGTTCGAGTAA